GTGAGGGCGCACGGGCGCGGCCCCAGCTGGAGCGCGTGCTGCGCGGCGCGCTCGCCCGGCGCGCGGGCGTGTGGGCCACGCGCGTCGAGCTGCCGCGGAGCGTGGTCGACGGCTCGGCGGCGGTGGTCGCGGCCCGCCGCGGCGTGTGGGAGCGGATCGGCGCCCTCGTCGACCGGGCCAAGGCCGAGGGCGACTGCCGCGCGGACATCCCGACGCCGGTGATCGTGCGCTATTTCGCGGCGATCTTCCGCGGCGACTACGGCGACCGCATCGAGCACGCGTCGGCGGACGCGGGCGGGCCGGACGCGCCGGCGTCGGTGATCGTCTCGCTCGCCTTCGACGGGCTCGCGCCGCGCCCGGGCGCCGTCGATCCCGTGGATAGCGACGTCGAACGCGCGGTCGCGCGCTCGGGCGGGCGCCGCATCACGCGGCGAGCCTCGGCGCTCCTCGCCGGTTTCGTGGGGGTGGGAATCATGGCGCCCGCGCGGGCGCGCGCGCAGCAAGCGCCGCAGGCGCAGCCGGCACCACAGGTCCGGCCAGCCGCCGCGCGCGACACGACGAGCGGCGCCCCCGCTCCGGCGACGACGGCGAGCCCCGCCAACGCGCCCGCGACCGGTCCCGCGACCGGTCCCACCGCCGCTCAGGGGCCGCTGGCCGCGGCGCTCCGCGGGCCGACCGCGCGCGACCTGCGCGGCGCCGACCCGCGCGCGGTGGACCCGCCCGCGGGGCGTCCACCGGTGCCGCCGCTCGACAGTCGCGCGCCGATCGGCGCGCCCAGCACCGCGGCGCGCGTCGTCCCGCCGCAGCCGCTGTTCGGCGGCACTGTGCCCGCGCAGACCGAGCGCGTGCCGGACCTGCCCCGGCAGGCGGGCGGACTCGCTCCCGGCGCGCCGGCCACGCCCGCCGCGCTCGCCGGGCGGCCGCTCAGCCTGGCGGACGTGCTCGACGCGGCGCTCCGCGCCAACCCGTCGACCACCGCGGCCGTGGCGAACGCGCAGTCCGCGCGGGCGCAGTTCCTCTCGACGCGTGCGGCCGTCTTCCCGGTCGTCGCCTTCAACCCGGGGTTCACCCACTCGCGCACGCTCGGCCTCGCCGGCGGCGGGGTCACAACCACCGCGTCCGGCGGTACCGGCACCGGTGGCGCCGGCTCGGGCGGGACGGGGACCGGCACCGGCGGCACGGGGACCGGCACGGGGACCGGAACGGGAACGGGCACCGGTACAGGCACCGGAACGGGGACCGGCGGCACCGGGGCGGGCGGGACGACCACGACGACGTCGCTCCCCGTCGCCGGCACCGCGGCCACGACGCGCACCGCGTTCACCCCGTCGGTCGGGCTCACCTTCCTCGCCTTCGACTTCGGCGGGCGCTCGGGGCAGATCGGCAGCGCGCGCGAGACGGCCAACGCCGCGGGCGCGACGCTCGACGCGACGGTCGTCAACACGCTGCTGCAGGCCGAGACGGCGTACTTCGGCTACCAGAGCTCGCGCGACGTCGTGACGGCGGGCGAGGCCAACGTGCGTACCGCGACGGCGAGCCGCGACGCCTCGGTCGCGCTCTTCCGCGCCGGGCTCGCCACCGTGGCCGACACGCTGCAGGCGGCGACCGCGCTCGCGCAGGCGCGCGTCACGCTGCTCAACGCGCGCACCAGCCTGTCCAACTCGCGCGACACGCTCGCGACGATCATCAACACGCGCTCCGACGTGCCGTTCTCGATCGCCGCCGAGCGGGCGCCGACGGGGAGTGCGGCGACCGACGTGACCACGCAGCTCACGGCGCGCGTGGACACGCTGGTGGCGCACGCGGTGCGCACGCGCCCCGACGTGGACGCGTCGCGCGACCAGGCGCTCGCCGCGCAGCAGCAGGTGCGCGTGGCGCGCTCCGCGCTGCTGCCGCAGGTGACCGTGAGCGGCACGGCGGGCTACAACCAGATCTACGGCGGCGCGGTGCCGATCAACGGGACGACGTACAACGTCTCGGTCGGCCTGTCGCTGCCGTTGTTCGACGGCGGGGCGCGGCGGGCGACGCTCGAGGCGGCCAACGCGAACGCCGACGCCGCGCGCTCGCGCGCCGACGCGCTCACCACGTCGACCGTCAACCAGGTCGTGACCGCGGCCGACGTGCTGCGCCAGAGCGCCGACCGCCTCACGGCCAACGAACTCCTGCTCGCTAGCGCGGAGCGCAACGCCGAGGTGGCGTTCGGGCGCTACCAGGCGGGGGTGGGGACGATCGTCGACCTGCTCAACGCCCAGACCACGCTCGCCACCGCGCGCTCGCAGCTGGCGCAGGCGCGCTGGGCGTGGGCGACCTCGCTCGCCCAGCTCGCGCGCAACGCGGGCATCCTCGGCCTCCGGGGCGAGCTGCCCGCGGTGGCCGCGCCCGCGGTGCCCGCTTCTACGCCGCTCTCGACTTCGAACTCTTCCCGGTGATGCGCCCTTCGTCTTCGTTCCGCCGACTCGCCCTCGGGCTCGCCGGCGTGCTGTTCGCGGCCTGCAAGCGCGAGCCGCCTCCGCGGCCCAAGTCCGCCGTGCCGGTCACGGTCGCGACGGCGACCACGGGCACCGTGCCACTCACCTTCGTCACCAACGGCACCGTCGAGCCCACCCAGACGGTCGCGATCCAGCCGCAGGCGCAGGGCGCGATCACCGAGGTGCGCTTCAACGAGGGCGACGAGGTGCGCGCGGGGCAGGTGCTCTTCGTCATCGACCCGCGGCCGTACCAGGCCGCGCTCGCGCAGGCGCAGGCGACGCTGGCGCGCGACCAGGCCACGGCGGTGGCGAGCCGTGCCGACGCGGCGCGCTACGGCTCGCTCGTCAGCCAGGGCTACGTGACGCAGTCGCAGGCGCAGACCATCCAGGCGCAGGCCAACGCGATCGGCGCGACGATCGCGGCCGACCAGGCGCAGGTCGACGCCGCGCGCGTCAACCTGAGCTACACGGCCATTCGCGCGCCAATCAGCGGCAGGACGGGCAACCTCAACGTGCGCCTCGGCAACCAGGTGCGCGCGCCCAACCCGGTGCCGCTCGTGACGATCAACGCGATCGCGCCGGTGCTCGTGCGCTTCCCGGTGCCCGACGGCGTGCTGCCGCAGGTGCGGCAGGCGCGCCAGGCGGGGCACCCGCTCGACGTGACGATCACCGGGCCGCTCGTCAACGGCGCGGTCGAGCACGGCTCGGTCGACTTCATCGACAACGCGATCGACACCGTGACGGGCACGCTCAACCTCAAGGCGCGCTTCGCCAACACGGACCGGCGGCTGTGGCCGGGCTCGTTCCTGCCGCTGACGCTGACGCTGGGCGAGACGCGGAACGCTGTCCTGGTGCCGAGCACGGCGGTGCAGGAGGGGCCGCAGGGCGAGTACGTGTTCATGCCCGGGCCCGGCGGGAAGGCCCGGCAGGTGGCGGTCACGGTCGACCGCGCGGCCGGGCCGGTCACGATCATCACGAAGGGGCTGTCGGTGGGCGACACGGTCGTCGCCGACGGGCAGTCGCGCCTCACGCCCGGCGCTGACATGAAGGTTGCGCGCACCGTGGCCGTGCAGGTGCCGGGCGCCGCGCAGCCCGGGGCTGCGGCCAACGCCGAGCGCGGCCCGAACGGGCCGACGGCCCCGGGCCGGGGCGGGACCGCCAGCGGCACCGCCCCCGAGCGCGTCGCCGCCTCCGGCGCCGCGGGCCGGAACAACTGACCGCCGTTTAGGACCGTTTAGGACCGCCCAGGACCAGGACCCTCCGATGAATTTCGTCGCCCCGTTCATCCGGCGGCCGGTGATGACCACGCTGTTCCTGCTGTCGCTCTTGGCGGCGGGCTTCTTCGCGTGGCGCTCGCTGCCGGTGAGCGACCTGCCCAACGTCGACTACCCGACCGTCACCGTCAACGCGTCGCTCCCCGGCGCGAGCCCCGAGACGATGGCCTCGTCCGTGGCCACGGTGCTCGAGAAGC
The Gemmatimonadetes bacterium T265 genome window above contains:
- a CDS encoding RND transporter, which codes for MRPSSSFRRLALGLAGVLFAACKREPPPRPKSAVPVTVATATTGTVPLTFVTNGTVEPTQTVAIQPQAQGAITEVRFNEGDEVRAGQVLFVIDPRPYQAALAQAQATLARDQATAVASRADAARYGSLVSQGYVTQSQAQTIQAQANAIGATIAADQAQVDAARVNLSYTAIRAPISGRTGNLNVRLGNQVRAPNPVPLVTINAIAPVLVRFPVPDGVLPQVRQARQAGHPLDVTITGPLVNGAVEHGSVDFIDNAIDTVTGTLNLKARFANTDRRLWPGSFLPLTLTLGETRNAVLVPSTAVQEGPQGEYVFMPGPGGKARQVAVTVDRAAGPVTIITKGLSVGDTVVADGQSRLTPGADMKVARTVAVQVPGAAQPGAAANAERGPNGPTAPGRGGTASGTAPERVAASGAAGRNN